Proteins found in one Legionella pneumophila subsp. pascullei genomic segment:
- the dupA gene encoding Dot/Icm T4SS effector deubiquitinase DupA/LaiE, protein MPIILDPEVLKVAEYVYQERLSKPYTEVGSEWEYNHKTPYATRATGTGHNLQRFITIDDQKLHRPIHGLAHTMRTLFYSQLMYEAAKRQPYPHRCADGRTIADLSVQDLKKLNIAQLFFVAGRESEASYGDAYHRYHLYGAKQFEAYARKHLTHLFSEKEIILYSRCIEDRIGDRFDETAEGYLIHLSHMIDLMRCKSPVEVFIGHSRGVSGIVPTLIQLFGREDGLDIMHYARSLFAATGEAVPYISSSEWPHLGIESDRVERALKIVGPLEVEGQEADAKKTAQAGFSVDGCYGALVKVDTPDWHHQVKEKEGYDVDEVIALPQQITIREEPPKAKEFFLVSLLRHVFWCCPSSQKRDDDNTEVLEKKAQL, encoded by the coding sequence GTGCCCATAATTTTAGATCCAGAAGTGTTAAAAGTAGCAGAATATGTCTATCAGGAAAGATTATCCAAACCCTACACTGAGGTAGGCTCAGAATGGGAATACAATCATAAAACCCCTTATGCCACTCGTGCGACAGGCACAGGGCATAATTTGCAACGATTCATCACGATAGATGATCAAAAACTTCATCGCCCCATTCATGGTTTGGCTCATACCATGCGCACTCTTTTTTATAGCCAATTAATGTATGAAGCTGCCAAAAGACAACCATATCCTCATCGATGTGCTGACGGACGCACTATCGCTGATCTGAGTGTACAAGACCTTAAAAAGCTTAACATCGCTCAATTATTCTTCGTAGCCGGACGCGAAAGCGAGGCTTCCTATGGTGATGCTTACCATCGTTATCATCTGTATGGCGCTAAACAATTCGAAGCATATGCCCGTAAGCATTTGACTCATCTCTTTTCAGAAAAAGAAATTATCCTTTATTCTCGCTGTATTGAAGACCGAATAGGTGATAGGTTTGATGAGACCGCTGAAGGCTATCTCATCCACTTATCGCACATGATCGATTTAATGCGCTGTAAAAGCCCTGTAGAAGTGTTTATAGGTCATTCACGAGGTGTTTCAGGTATCGTACCAACCTTGATTCAGCTATTTGGGCGCGAAGACGGTTTAGATATTATGCATTATGCACGCAGCCTTTTTGCTGCCACTGGAGAGGCTGTTCCTTATATCAGTTCATCAGAATGGCCTCATTTGGGCATTGAGTCTGATAGAGTGGAAAGAGCGCTTAAAATAGTAGGACCTCTTGAAGTGGAAGGTCAAGAAGCCGATGCTAAAAAAACTGCACAAGCTGGATTTTCGGTGGATGGCTGCTATGGCGCTTTGGTCAAAGTAGACACACCCGATTGGCATCATCAGGTTAAAGAAAAAGAAGGCTATGATGTCGATGAAGTGATCGCTTTGCCACAGCAAATCACTATAAGAGAAGAGCCTCCCAAAGCAAAAGAGTTTTTCCTGGTATCACTCCTTAGACACGTATTTTGGTGTTGTCCTTCATCTCAAAAAAGAGACGATGACAATACAGAGGTCTTGGAAAAAAAAGCTCAACTATGA
- a CDS encoding SidE phosphodiesterase domain-containing protein: MPKYVEGVELTQEGMHAIFARMGHGDITSGSIYNGVPTIDTEALNRQGFMPVLTGVGPRRDSGHWIMLIKGPGNQYFLFDPLGKTSGEGYKNTLLAQLPIASTLSVIPNNPGLNMGLCGYWVASVGLKARAELNKDNPPDLEALGRTTTEEMRNELTDNGYLKITGWLRAVADKFPAGDPQPDAKTLRETTEKDLHIEIPSPVPPVKGTAPKEISTKPTAPQVAPKHSLDSKLLESDNDVLETIKYVHKEYLGKPYPGPLKNPKAPEEGRLPPNEGPDRGPHGLAHTVRTMACAEVMIEEARKAQLRGETLGKAKNGQTLADVTPEELKKILIAQAFFVVGRDDERSGYDDVHKRNFYAEYHEQSEQAFRKYVEDNKLIGKIFKDQKEVDFYAAIILDKNHDWDASPAHILINQGHMVDLMRTKAPAEVALERTYNTLKYTLGSQGAEVVLKAHRDFFFATGAVVPLVNPEAIDDPSRGGPYENPFNGEKYVIVEGKEPKSTKDLPKPVGRNYQLKDNERFLTIKEYYAFPDVQQTYPGYKTRLEGSSYYFPTPFAGECEQNPAKCLGAIQKARSKLQTDAIKNGFQSSSDKARRRPNMDEIAAARIIQQIMSNPDCIHDDHVLINGQKLEEKFFRDLLAKCDMAVVGSLLNDTDIKNIDTLMRHEKDTEFHSTDPKAVPVKIGDAWENRIRTKGGDVTQMKHDLIFLMQNDAWYFSRVNAIAQNRDKGSSFKEVLFTTLMTPLTNKSLMDTSHVPAPKKLYRGLNLPQEFTNKLINQANTIIANTENTLFTDLSTETFKQIKLNDFSQMSGRTCASTTKNMKLLTDIWGSNVIFEMLDPDGLLHPKQVGTHMAGSEDEFSVYLPEDVALVPTKVTLEGKTDTGEDRYIFTLVAVKSPDFIPRHESGYAVEPFMKMQKEKVTQALDAIEKDKGTYNIDEQLKNLRTEMVRQAKLPLREGVLDRISHRLSLETSDNKISPERRDFLNQHVIPVLQECHIALRTNDMEMMQKALAKFPTDKQWSAFKSGEAVRAKAQIDVLKQQIEKRIMLQSQIIPALTECSEALDKQNPTEALQALNKLPAEKEISKVKGIGQELRGQIVGVKQELAGNLEALQHATTTPIVQDAEKMRVRYEALVTDVTKRVTDFEKIKPANLESYNKTIADLNNMQQELNLLRNEKIRMHTDKDKAVDFSDIEALEKRLQDVQSKLPTQLLEQTSKYVAKLAKIPGELTFNDIKSMTSKMNSYLETLELIRNERIKQHGTSTESLDMSDLDKLKGQLQTLNQYLVDDLLEDIKDSLSNIKDIATFEEESKYIEKCLDHLTELEQTLDGSEKAIKQKEDISTYRKALIDKQEKAYPEMVQLQYKSEGLIMQLRDLCNVHHENLAEARRERLQQLDSQGGGLLGGLWTVTNTLGITTDTVHVEKMQIRMKEQVLRGFKTCLNNDKQNADEIIAFLAKKKPSELEEGLGISKENAKELHGLLQQLDTKTASIDKLQENAKLIDEISTKIGKEPVKQDHTITIDEEESDDIMYGF; this comes from the coding sequence ATGCCTAAATACGTAGAAGGGGTTGAATTAACTCAAGAAGGTATGCATGCTATTTTTGCTCGTATGGGGCATGGCGATATCACCAGCGGCAGCATTTATAATGGAGTACCGACTATTGACACAGAAGCCCTGAACAGACAAGGCTTCATGCCTGTTTTAACAGGAGTAGGCCCCAGAAGAGATTCTGGTCACTGGATCATGTTAATCAAAGGACCTGGTAACCAATACTTTCTCTTTGATCCACTGGGTAAAACATCAGGCGAAGGCTATAAAAATACTTTATTAGCCCAATTACCTATAGCATCTACTCTTTCTGTTATTCCCAATAACCCCGGCTTAAACATGGGATTATGTGGCTATTGGGTTGCCTCTGTCGGGCTAAAAGCTCGTGCTGAACTCAACAAGGATAACCCTCCTGATTTAGAAGCCCTGGGGCGAACCACCACAGAGGAAATGAGAAATGAATTAACCGATAACGGTTATCTGAAAATTACAGGGTGGTTACGTGCTGTGGCTGATAAATTTCCAGCAGGAGATCCCCAACCTGATGCGAAAACATTAAGAGAAACTACTGAAAAAGATTTACACATAGAGATCCCCTCTCCTGTTCCTCCAGTGAAAGGCACAGCTCCTAAGGAGATTTCTACAAAACCTACTGCACCACAAGTAGCTCCCAAGCATTCTTTAGACAGTAAATTATTAGAGAGTGACAATGATGTTCTAGAAACCATAAAGTATGTACATAAAGAGTATTTAGGAAAACCATATCCTGGCCCATTAAAAAATCCAAAAGCACCGGAAGAAGGACGACTTCCTCCAAATGAAGGGCCCGATCGAGGACCTCATGGTCTTGCTCATACGGTACGAACAATGGCTTGTGCAGAAGTGATGATAGAAGAAGCACGTAAAGCTCAACTTAGAGGAGAAACATTAGGTAAAGCAAAAAATGGTCAGACTTTAGCTGATGTAACACCAGAAGAACTGAAAAAAATTCTCATCGCACAAGCTTTTTTTGTGGTAGGAAGAGATGATGAACGTTCAGGCTATGATGACGTACACAAGAGAAATTTTTACGCGGAATATCATGAGCAAAGTGAGCAAGCGTTCAGGAAATACGTTGAAGATAACAAGCTCATCGGCAAAATATTTAAAGATCAAAAAGAAGTCGATTTCTATGCTGCGATTATTCTGGACAAAAATCATGATTGGGATGCCTCCCCGGCACATATCCTGATAAATCAAGGCCATATGGTAGACTTAATGAGAACTAAAGCACCTGCCGAAGTCGCATTGGAACGTACCTACAATACGCTTAAATATACTTTAGGTTCGCAAGGTGCTGAAGTCGTCCTCAAGGCCCATCGAGATTTTTTCTTTGCTACAGGCGCTGTTGTTCCCTTAGTTAACCCTGAAGCAATTGATGACCCCAGTAGAGGTGGACCTTATGAAAATCCCTTTAATGGCGAGAAATACGTTATTGTAGAGGGTAAGGAACCAAAATCTACAAAAGACTTACCAAAACCTGTAGGTCGCAACTATCAACTGAAAGATAATGAACGATTCCTAACCATAAAGGAATACTACGCTTTTCCTGATGTGCAGCAAACCTACCCTGGTTACAAAACACGTTTGGAAGGAAGCTCTTACTATTTCCCAACACCATTTGCAGGAGAATGTGAACAAAACCCTGCAAAATGCCTGGGGGCTATCCAAAAAGCCCGATCAAAACTACAAACGGATGCTATTAAAAATGGCTTTCAATCCAGTTCTGATAAAGCGAGAAGACGACCTAATATGGATGAAATTGCGGCTGCCCGCATCATTCAGCAAATCATGTCTAATCCTGATTGCATCCATGACGATCATGTGCTTATCAATGGCCAAAAACTGGAAGAAAAATTCTTCCGTGACTTGCTGGCGAAATGTGATATGGCTGTTGTAGGTTCACTGCTCAACGACACCGACATCAAGAATATCGATACTTTAATGCGACATGAGAAAGACACTGAGTTTCACTCTACTGATCCCAAAGCAGTTCCAGTGAAAATTGGAGACGCTTGGGAAAATAGAATAAGAACGAAAGGTGGCGATGTCACTCAAATGAAGCATGATTTAATTTTCCTCATGCAAAATGACGCCTGGTATTTTAGCCGAGTCAACGCCATCGCACAAAACCGGGATAAAGGCTCCTCTTTCAAAGAGGTGCTCTTTACCACCTTAATGACGCCATTGACTAACAAATCATTAATGGATACATCTCACGTCCCAGCTCCGAAAAAACTGTATCGTGGATTAAATCTGCCACAAGAATTTACCAATAAATTAATCAATCAAGCCAATACGATTATTGCCAATACAGAAAATACGCTGTTTACTGATCTTTCTACTGAAACCTTCAAACAAATCAAGTTAAATGACTTCAGCCAAATGTCGGGCAGAACCTGTGCCAGTACAACCAAAAATATGAAACTTTTAACAGATATATGGGGCTCCAATGTCATTTTTGAAATGCTTGACCCGGATGGTTTACTACATCCAAAACAAGTAGGAACCCATATGGCTGGGTCTGAAGATGAATTTTCCGTTTATTTACCGGAAGATGTTGCTTTAGTACCAACCAAGGTAACTCTTGAAGGAAAAACAGACACAGGAGAAGATCGGTATATCTTTACACTGGTTGCTGTAAAAAGCCCTGACTTTATACCACGACATGAAAGTGGCTATGCGGTTGAGCCCTTCATGAAAATGCAAAAAGAGAAAGTCACTCAGGCATTGGACGCCATTGAAAAGGATAAAGGCACCTACAACATCGATGAACAACTAAAAAATCTAAGAACAGAAATGGTACGGCAAGCCAAATTGCCTCTTAGAGAAGGGGTTCTTGATAGAATCTCTCATCGTCTTTCTCTGGAAACCAGTGATAATAAAATATCACCTGAACGCAGAGATTTTCTTAACCAGCACGTCATCCCTGTCTTACAGGAATGCCATATTGCTCTTAGAACAAACGATATGGAGATGATGCAAAAAGCCTTGGCAAAATTCCCTACCGATAAGCAATGGTCTGCTTTTAAATCAGGAGAAGCCGTTAGAGCCAAAGCTCAAATTGATGTGTTAAAGCAACAGATTGAAAAGAGAATCATGCTGCAAAGCCAGATTATCCCGGCCCTCACGGAATGCAGTGAAGCACTGGATAAACAAAATCCCACAGAAGCATTACAAGCGCTCAATAAACTGCCTGCAGAAAAAGAAATAAGTAAGGTCAAGGGGATAGGACAAGAGTTAAGAGGACAAATCGTTGGTGTCAAGCAAGAACTGGCTGGAAATCTTGAAGCACTGCAACATGCAACCACTACTCCAATTGTACAAGATGCTGAGAAAATGAGAGTACGGTATGAAGCGCTTGTCACAGACGTGACAAAACGAGTCACCGACTTTGAGAAAATCAAACCCGCCAATCTTGAAAGCTATAACAAAACCATTGCTGATTTAAATAACATGCAACAGGAATTAAACCTTCTGCGTAATGAAAAAATTCGCATGCATACTGACAAAGATAAAGCAGTGGATTTTTCTGACATAGAAGCCTTGGAAAAGCGATTACAGGATGTTCAATCCAAATTACCAACTCAACTTTTAGAGCAAACGTCTAAATATGTTGCAAAATTAGCAAAAATACCGGGAGAGCTTACCTTTAATGACATCAAATCAATGACATCCAAAATGAATAGTTATCTGGAAACCTTGGAATTGATCCGTAATGAAAGAATAAAACAACATGGAACATCAACGGAATCTCTCGATATGTCTGATTTGGATAAATTAAAAGGGCAATTACAAACATTGAATCAATACTTGGTTGATGATTTGTTGGAAGATATTAAAGACTCTTTGAGCAATATCAAAGATATCGCTACTTTTGAGGAAGAATCAAAATACATTGAAAAATGTCTTGATCATTTGACAGAGCTTGAACAAACTTTGGATGGCTCAGAAAAAGCAATAAAACAAAAAGAAGACATCAGCACTTATAGAAAAGCCTTAATAGATAAACAGGAAAAAGCCTATCCAGAAATGGTGCAACTGCAATATAAGAGTGAAGGGCTAATCATGCAATTACGTGATTTATGTAATGTTCATCATGAAAATTTAGCTGAAGCAAGAAGAGAGAGACTTCAACAACTAGATAGTCAGGGAGGTGGACTTTTAGGTGGATTATGGACTGTAACCAATACCCTGGGTATTACTACAGATACTGTACATGTTGAAAAAATGCAGATAAGAATGAAAGAACAGGTTCTTAGAGGATTTAAGACTTGTCTCAACAATGACAAACAAAATGCAGATGAAATCATTGCCTTTTTAGCGAAGAAAAAACCATCGGAGTTGGAAGAAGGTTTAGGCATATCTAAAGAGAATGCAAAGGAGTTGCATGGACTACTACAGCAACTGGACACTAAAACTGCCTCAATAGATAAATTACAGGAAAACGCAAAATTAATCGACGAAATCTCAACTAAAATAGGGAAAGAACCAGTAAAACAAGATCACACCATCACAATAGATGAGGAAGAAAGCGATGACATAATGTATGGTTTCTAA
- the sidJ gene encoding T4SS meta-effector polyglutamylase SidJ, which yields MFGFIKKVLDFFGIDQSEDNPPETAVEATDVSAKIKTTDTTQEESAVKTKTVEPTQPMGSVKPETIAPVQQKKHQVKAETTTSTTKQKSPKETIMDSHVKQYYFARRGETSTHDSSLPPPVKVLSGRSIPLKEIPFEATRNELVQIYLTSIDQLIKSNKVSSVPPQQIASHYLFLRSFANSENDGIKKNQILSLAKPLGTYLASKEPHVWKIINELIEKSEYPIIHYLKNNRAHSNFMLALIHEYHKESLTKNQSAFIQKFRDSSVFLFPNPIYTAWLAHSYDEDSSFNPMFRERLSTNFYHSTLTDNLLLRTEPKEVSLSSEHHYRKEKGPIDSSLRYQMSSDRLLRIQGRTLLFSNPPNEVVAVKVQKKGEPKSTLEEEYQMADYLLKHQRRLDLQSELPQPLGQYSVKKSGGLEICRDSSNFERFKALIDDSEDLEVYVYKAPLSYFTYLHDEHQDLEHLRTSVKTNVHDLFVLLREGIVFPQLADIFHTHFGEDEREDKGRYQALVQLLNVLQFQLGRIDKWQKAVEFVNLRGSGLADLGDSLPITSLFTSSDFTKHYFSELLTGGYHPTFFDKSSGTANSLFTGKRRLFGNYLYLNTIAEYLLVIQLTLGSYGDKITRDMMDKPKKEAVWRELANVMFSSCAEAIHIMTGIPPSRALTLLKQRANIEKHFRQTQFWMTPDYSKLDEDTIQMEQYSLYSGEPEYEFTDKLVSGVGLSVDGVHQDLGGYNRESPLRELEKLLYATVTLIEGTMQLDKEFFKQLQQVEKILSGEIKTDANSCFEAVAKLLDLARPGCHFQKRLVLSYYEEAKLKYPSSSTDSYDSRFQAVAKTNAAITIQRFWREAHKNLSEKSDIDSEKPESESPPDKRLH from the coding sequence ATGTTTGGTTTCATAAAGAAAGTACTTGATTTTTTTGGTATTGATCAATCTGAAGATAATCCACCTGAGACTGCAGTGGAAGCAACTGATGTTTCAGCAAAAATTAAAACCACTGACACCACCCAGGAAGAGAGTGCAGTCAAAACCAAAACGGTTGAGCCTACCCAACCGATGGGTTCTGTCAAACCGGAAACAATCGCTCCTGTCCAACAAAAAAAGCACCAAGTAAAAGCTGAAACAACTACAAGCACTACTAAACAAAAGAGTCCTAAAGAAACAATCATGGATAGCCATGTGAAACAATATTATTTTGCCCGGCGCGGTGAAACAAGTACTCATGACTCCTCTCTGCCACCACCTGTGAAGGTATTAAGCGGGCGTTCTATCCCATTAAAGGAAATTCCTTTTGAAGCCACCAGAAATGAATTAGTCCAGATTTATCTCACTTCCATTGATCAACTCATCAAAAGCAACAAGGTAAGCTCTGTTCCACCACAACAAATTGCCTCTCACTATCTCTTTCTTAGATCATTTGCCAACTCAGAGAACGATGGAATTAAAAAAAATCAAATACTGTCATTAGCCAAGCCATTGGGCACTTACCTTGCCTCTAAAGAGCCCCATGTATGGAAAATAATCAATGAACTCATTGAAAAAAGTGAATACCCAATTATTCATTATTTAAAAAATAACCGTGCTCATTCCAATTTCATGCTGGCATTAATTCATGAGTATCATAAGGAATCATTAACCAAAAACCAAAGCGCCTTTATACAAAAATTCAGGGATTCCTCTGTCTTTCTCTTCCCTAATCCAATTTATACAGCATGGCTTGCTCATTCCTATGATGAAGATTCCAGCTTTAATCCTATGTTTCGTGAAAGATTATCCACCAATTTTTATCATTCCACTCTGACTGATAATCTCTTGTTACGAACAGAACCTAAAGAAGTAAGCCTTTCATCAGAGCATCATTATAGAAAAGAAAAGGGACCGATTGATTCTTCTTTGCGTTATCAAATGTCAAGCGATCGGTTATTGCGAATCCAGGGCAGAACTTTGTTATTTAGCAATCCCCCCAATGAGGTGGTCGCGGTTAAGGTACAAAAAAAAGGCGAGCCTAAGTCCACCTTGGAAGAAGAATATCAAATGGCAGATTATTTACTTAAACATCAACGTCGTTTGGATTTACAAAGCGAATTACCACAGCCCCTCGGACAATACTCTGTTAAAAAATCAGGGGGTTTGGAAATATGCAGAGATTCATCAAATTTTGAGCGTTTTAAAGCCTTAATAGACGACTCCGAAGACCTTGAAGTGTATGTTTATAAAGCCCCTCTTTCTTATTTCACTTACTTGCATGATGAACATCAGGATTTGGAACATCTGAGGACTTCTGTTAAAACAAATGTGCACGATCTCTTTGTTCTATTACGTGAAGGCATTGTGTTTCCCCAATTAGCTGACATCTTCCATACTCATTTTGGTGAAGACGAGCGCGAAGACAAAGGAAGATACCAGGCTTTGGTTCAACTGTTGAATGTTTTACAGTTCCAATTAGGGCGCATTGATAAATGGCAAAAAGCCGTGGAATTCGTCAATTTGCGCGGGAGTGGTTTAGCTGATTTAGGAGACAGTCTGCCCATAACAAGCCTGTTCACTTCTTCTGATTTCACAAAACATTACTTCTCGGAACTGCTCACTGGAGGTTATCATCCAACCTTCTTTGACAAATCATCAGGTACAGCCAACTCTTTATTCACCGGCAAACGCAGGTTATTTGGTAATTATTTGTATCTCAATACCATAGCGGAATATTTACTGGTTATTCAGTTAACACTTGGCAGCTACGGGGATAAAATCACTCGAGATATGATGGATAAACCTAAAAAGGAAGCAGTATGGCGAGAATTGGCTAACGTCATGTTTTCAAGTTGTGCAGAAGCCATTCATATCATGACTGGAATACCCCCATCCCGAGCACTAACACTACTAAAACAACGCGCTAATATTGAAAAACATTTCAGACAAACACAATTCTGGATGACACCTGATTATTCCAAATTGGATGAAGATACAATTCAAATGGAACAATACAGTCTTTATTCTGGTGAACCAGAATATGAATTCACTGATAAACTAGTCTCTGGTGTAGGGTTGTCTGTTGATGGTGTTCATCAAGACCTGGGCGGATACAACAGGGAAAGTCCATTAAGAGAACTTGAAAAACTGCTGTATGCCACAGTAACACTGATTGAAGGAACCATGCAACTTGATAAAGAATTTTTTAAACAATTACAACAAGTAGAGAAAATACTTTCAGGAGAAATCAAAACTGATGCCAATTCGTGCTTTGAAGCAGTTGCCAAACTTCTGGACCTTGCAAGACCGGGATGTCACTTTCAAAAAAGGTTGGTTTTGTCCTACTACGAAGAAGCCAAGCTTAAGTATCCCTCCTCATCCACTGACTCTTATGATTCACGTTTTCAAGCAGTCGCCAAGACTAATGCTGCGATAACCATTCAACGCTTCTGGAGAGAAGCTCATAAAAACTTGTCAGAAAAATCGGATATCGATTCTGAAAAACCGGAATCCGAATCTCCCCCTGATAAACGTTTGCACTAA